The DNA window TCTAGCGAATTCTGTGCTTAACACGGCCTTATTCTCAAGGCTATAAACCCCGCTGGTCTTGCTCTCATCGTACCAAATGGAAATTGTGCTTCCTGTATCCACAAAGCTCAACCCCTCAAGCACCAGTGGCGGTTGCGGGTATCGCTGCACTTCATCTGCTAGTGCAAGCCGTCGGAGCTCCTCCGCCACAAGAGCCATTGCCGGTCTCGTTGTACCTGGAACAACCAAGCACCGACTTGCCAGCACTGCAACTCGATGAATTACTCTCATGCTAGCTTCATCGACTATGTCACTGTCAAGGAGCTCACGGAATGTGCCATTTACCATAGCCTCCTGAAACATCGAGGTCAAGCTCTTCCTTTCTTTTGACAGTGGCTTCTTACCAGTTAGTAGCTCAAGAAGAATAACGCCAAAGCTATATACGTCATTCTTGGCTATCAGCTGATACTCGAGTATGTAGTCTGGGTCAATATACCCTGGCGTGCCTTTGGGCACAGTCTGAGTACTCTCATCAATTGTTGAGCAGCCAAAGTCAGACACCTTTGCGACTAATCCCTCAGCGAGTAGGATGTTGGCCGGCTTCACGTCACCATGGAGTATAGGGTGCGGCAGTGAGTGCAGATGCGCAAGTGCCTCGGCAGATTCCGCAGCAATCCTTAGGCGGGTTCCTAGTGTGACATGGAACCTCCTGCTCCTTTGGAGATCCAACAACTCTTGCAGTGTTTTGTTCTGCACAAACTCGTACACAAGCATGGGTGCCTCAAACTGGAGGCAACAACCGAGCAACTTGACGATGTTGGGATGGTTGACACGGCAAAGTATGACCAGTTCCTGCACAAATTCCATCTTCCTGCTCTCGTCAATCTCcttgcacattttaattgcaACGGCAGTTCCACCTAACATTGCCCTGTAAACAGTTCCTTGCCCTCCTTCCCCAACGATGTGCGCTTTGTTGAAGTTATTTGTGGCAGTCTCAATCTCTTGTCTATCGTAGAGGGTGAACCCAGCATTGCCCTCTACTTTCATCATTTCTAGCAGTAGTTGTCCTCCGTGCTGTTGGAAAAACTCATCATTCTGTCTTAATAAAGCTTGTCTTTTAATGCTCCTTTTGTGCCGGATAACCTCCCATCCAAGAAAACCAAAGAGGATAGATAATATGCAGGCAACAGCACCTTCAGAGATAATGTTCTCTCGTTAGTGAAAAGGTTTATTAAAATACTATTCTAACATCTCTGTGTGTCTAGGGCCTGATCAAGCACATCGTAAGATGAAGCAACACGGTGCTGGAATAAGTACGTACCAATTGCAAGTCGTGCCTTTGGCGTTAAGAAGTTTTTTTGGCACCCTCCTGGAATAGAGGCATTTCCTCGGGTACCAGCATGACAGAAACAATCAAATCCTCCTTCTTTATTGTGGCATTCTCCGTAGCAGGAGTAACTCTCAGGATGTAAACATTCATTAATATCTGCAATCAAATATAAATCTTTTATTGAAAAACATATAACATGAtgatatatatacaaattaaatGACAAAAGCCAAGGAAAAAAAGTTGGTATCTAAGGgcctctttgattcaaaggaaattcataggaattttataggatttcattcctataggattttttttcctatatagccctttgaatcaaaggaatggatcctatagaatcctatgaaattcctatggattgtctttttccatgcaagttttggaggaaatttaacatgaggtagaacctcatggaaagaatcctttgagtctttatctctcctcaaattcctgtgtttttcttgcGGCCCAATCAAATagttattcctatgtttttcctgttttgcaatcctctgttttacacttgtattcctgtcagaatcctatgtttttcctagttctatgtttttttattcctgtgattcaaaggggtccTAAAAGACGTGCTAACTATAGGAAATTATACTTGGCAACTATGCATCCCACGACAACTTGACTATCAGTCTGTCAGGGTgttcattttaattaattttgtatgGTATTAACAGCCCCTggtacttaaaaaaagaacaactaGAAGCAGCAGGGCGCGCACACACAGTTGAGAGGCTAAAGACTAAAGTACATACAAAAACACATTGGATCCGAGAAGAACTGCAGAAGGGTAAATAAGCAGTGTACGTCTCTGTAATGTCTAGAATCTAGATACGTACGTAGCACAAggaattagttttattttagaagGAGGGTGTATGTTGGAAGCGAGTTCATTAATTGTGCAGATACGTCATTATTTGAAGCtggaatagagaaaaaaaacgtAAGAGAGCTGTTTATATACTCTACTGCAATAGTACATGCTAACGCAATATTATACTtattgttaagaaataccaaatGAAATATAGTAATTGTTTAAAACTTCTAGCTAGCTTTGTCGAGAATATATTCATTGGCATATTTTACCTTGACAGCCTTTGGAGCCTTGAAGGTAGGGATTGCCTTGGTATCCTTTGGAGCAGTTGCACATGTATGCTAATTCCGTTCCACTGGAGTAATTAAGACAGACGCTATGGTCACTTTTGCATGCGTACGACGTGAGATTTTTCTGCGCTTCCACGCAGTCTTGGGCATCCCAGATAGCCCAGTCAAACATCACCGGCGCTTGGCCGCCATAGGTGGTGTTGAACTCTAGCGGAGAAACCAGGTAGCTAGTCGAGAAAGTAAAGTTGGAGTAGTCCATGAGAACGGCATAGCTGCACGGAGTGTGGTTGTAGATCTCCGACGTGTTCAAGCTCTCCTCAAACGACACCTCGTAGTATTCCAGCCCCCTGGGGATGGTCGTCTGGCAACAGCCTATCCCGGAGCAGGTACCATTGGTGGCACTCACCACCGTGGCACCAGGGCAGGAGGACGCACAGCCGCTCGTGTAGTTGCTCATCGGGTCGGAGATGAAGGCCAATGACCGGCACCCGACGACGGTGAACTTGTTGGAGTCAGACAGCATGAACGACGAGGCAGACAGGTTGAACCTCCACATAGTGGAGTCCATCTTCCTAGAGGTGGTGTTGTAACATGAAGAAGATATGGGAGTCATCACCCTGATCTGACCAAGCTGGAGTGAGATGCTGAGGACCTCCATATCTCCTAAGAACGGTCTGCTGTTGTTGCAGTCGATCTCGTAGCCAAGCGACAAGGCACAGTCGTCGCCTAATCGGACGCCAAAAGGGTAAGGGATGTCTATGCCGCCGCAGCTGTGCTGGCATTCCGCCTctgcgacgccggcgagcagcaCCGCCGCGGAAAAGGCTATGGCCAGCCGTAATATTGTTAGCTCGCTATAGGAAGCCATGGATGCGCGAACTTAATTTGTAGGTGTGTTTTCTGATCGTGTACTTGTGCACTAGCCTTAGTTCGACGAATGCTCGTACAtatgaagaagaggggaaccaGCATTGATGGATGAATGGATCATTACTTGGCCACTAGCCACAGAACAATAAAATAAACGAAAATGATCCAACGTTGACGACGACTTGACCAACTCAACGAAGTCTTCGCATTACTATCTTCCCTACTACATGCATTTCTggcagatgaaaaaaaaaaacgttacTAGCTCCCTCGttcctaaaatatattttcttcctttcatattataagccgctttaattttttttatgtcagactttttaaaaatttaccatatttatagaaaaatatagaaacatttatataatattgaatatattttaatagtttctttgttttatgttaaaatattactatatttttctctaTATTTGATGAAAgctaaagaaatttgactaaaaaaaatcaaatcaacttCTAATCTGAAATGGATGTAGTAGTTATCTAGAcacatataattatatatatttttgaaggagggagtagtaatcaGTACAAGAAGCTTTCCATATGTAAATCATGTAGCTATGATCTATCTATATAAATCCATctacataatttatttatacTAGTTGGGCACTTCCTAATAGCCTCAAATTTACTAGGAAAATACGACCATTTATTAGATGAATCATATCAACGTGAATACGTACGTAGATCGTATTAAGAGTTTGTGTTAAATAAAACATGCCATACGAGCAACCAGCGACTCACAAGAATTTAGTGTTTTACaaattcaaattaattaatatggtgTTTTATTTGGGCCCTTAGTTAACACTATTAATtcaattctaaaattagaaattgatAATTAAACTACATGTATATTACAAATATTTGTGAGCTGAGATTTTGTATTTCATCAACTGCTGCATTATATTATCTAAGATTTTGCTTGGCACGGAAAACCTAATAAAAGATTATGGCTCTGTGAATCTTCAGGCGAAACGAATGGGATATTATGCCATTACCTAAAATTCCCTCCAGCACATGCTTTTCGTTgaatttaggctgtgttcgaaTCTGCGAAGTGTGAGATTTTTCAGTAGCATGAGAAACGAAGTGAGCCattaatgtatgattaattaaatatacttttacaaacttaaaatatatttatttgtttttaaagaaacttgAAGACAAAAAATTTTGGTACGAAACGTTGATGTATTGATCATCCATTGCGTACATGGACATTGCTCTGTTTGGCACACTGGTCATTCCTAACAAGATGCTCCAATGACCTGACCAAGTCGCCGTTGCCAAAATTTCAGCGACTTAATTGGAACAACTTTTCAAATATTCCAATGTACGACATTTCAATTTCACGAGATAAATACCCAGCTCGGCTCGACTCGTTGCAAAGCTCGAGCTTGATCATTTAGCTCGTGAGCCGATGCATCAAATACTGACCGAACAAGAGAAAAATAgcttgcagaaaaaaaaaaactcaaatagtgTACATTaagaaagaagggaaaaaaacagcAAATCACATAAAATTCGTGCAGAGCCAAACCGGCTCAAGCTCCGCTACATTGCTTCATACCACGGCTGAAAATAGGAGTGCTTTACACAAATCCAGTCAATCACACCCTGCATTAATTCTATTTCATTGCATATTACAACTTTTGTACCTAAGATACAGATATGGCGCTACGCTAGGGCGGCAGAGAGATAAAGAGAGTGGAGACAGAGGCACGATCGGATGGGGTGACTAGGGTTTTGACCTGATTGATGCTCTATTAGGCTGGGTCTTCCAAAAATATAGCCTTACATGCTATGTGACTGTAGACCTGTGACCTGCTAAGGTAGCGTTAGTCTAGCTCGTTAAGGCTAGTAGCTCGCGAGCTACCTCGAGCTGGCTTGTTATATCTATTAAGTTAAAATGTCAGCTCGGTTCGTCAAAAAAATGATACGAGTCGATCCGAGCTGAGTCCATCTTGTCGCGAGTCGAACGGGCTAACCAGCGACGAGTTTCCTGTCCACGCGGAGGACGGACGCGCAACCAACTGCTAATTGGCGGTTTCGGCGTCACAGTGTTGGTGGGCACTATTGCGCGTCAACCTGGCCCGGCGCGCGTGGACGGTCATTCCCGCGTCAAGTCAAGTCGTCGCCCGCTAGAGGCTTTTCTCGAGACGCAGACAGAGTACGCGGCAGGCACCTCTCGAAGCCATCAATTATTTCTCGGCAAAGCAAATCACAACGTGGGTGGAAGTGGAACAACGAGCTTTGAAGGCCACCCCATCAAGCTACCTACCTCTGGTTATTTTAAGCAGAAAGGGTAGAAAGCCAATCACACCTAAACAacagctgtgtttagttcagcgcaaagtttaaattttgattgaaattggagatga is part of the Oryza glaberrima chromosome 4, OglaRS2, whole genome shotgun sequence genome and encodes:
- the LOC127769762 gene encoding wall-associated receptor kinase 2-like, whose translation is MASYSELTILRLAIAFSAAVLLAGVAEAECQHSCGGIDIPYPFGVRLGDDCALSLGYEIDCNNSRPFLGDMEVLSISLQLGQIRVMTPISSSCYNTTSRKMDSTMWRFNLSASSFMLSDSNKFTVVGCRSLAFISDPMSNYTSGCASSCPGATVVSATNGTCSGIGCCQTTIPRGLEYYEVSFEESLNTSEIYNHTPCSYAVLMDYSNFTFSTSYLVSPLEFNTTYGGQAPVMFDWAIWDAQDCVEAQKNLTSYACKSDHSVCLNYSSGTELAYMCNCSKGYQGNPYLQGSKGCQDINECLHPESYSCYGECHNKEGGFDCFCHAGTRGNASIPGGCQKNFLTPKARLAIGAVACILSILFGFLGWEVIRHKRSIKRQALLRQNDEFFQQHGGQLLLEMMKVEGNAGFTLYDRQEIETATNNFNKAHIVGEGGQGTVYRAMLGGTAVAIKMCKEIDESRKMEFVQELVILCRVNHPNIVKLLGCCLQFEAPMLVYEFVQNKTLQELLDLQRSRRFHVTLGTRLRIAAESAEALAHLHSLPHPILHGDVKPANILLAEGLVAKVSDFGCSTIDESTQTVPKGTPGYIDPDYILEYQLIAKNDVYSFGVILLELLTGKKPLSKERKSLTSMFQEAMVNGTFRELLDSDIVDEASMRVIHRVAVLASRCLVVPGTTRPAMALVAEELRRLALADEVQRYPQPPLVLEGLSFVDTGSTISIWYDESKTSGVYSLENKAVLSTEFAR